The sequence ACCCAGGAGCAGGAGTAGCAAGTTGCCCTACACTTAGGGGTTGTCTCTGTCGATTGACAGAGGCCATCTCACTCATAAACGGGAGGCAGCTATGGGCTCATTGGCAAGCATTGTCGAGCGGGGCTGGCAGGCGGTTGGCGCCGGCGAGTTTGATCAACTGGTTGAGGATTATGTCGATGAGATGTCCTTCATCATGCCCGGACAAACAGACTGTCTCAAAGGCCGCGGAGCCTTTCGTCAGGCCTTGAATGGCCTGGGGGAGATTTTACCGCCGGGATTTGAGATCACCGCCATGCGCCATTTGCAAGGGGAGCAGGAGGTGGTCTCCATTATTGAGTGGCGCTCAGATAAAGTTGATGCGTCACAGCTCACCGTGCTGTTCAAGTTCACCGATGACAAGATCCATGAAGAGAGATGGTTCATCGACACCCAGCAGTGGAAAAGTGCCTTCTAGGGCGGCAGTGATGCAGCTCGAATGCTGGCCGTTGTGCCCATAGTGCATCGGTCCGGGCTCTCACCATCGCATTTGATGTATCAGCGACTTAACACTGGTGATGATATTTGCTAGTGTATTGAAATTAATGATAAAAATTTGAGGCAAAGGATGGCGTCTGGACAATGTAATTGTGGTGCGGTGGCGTTTGAGATCACCGCCCCCATCTCCCAGGTCTATGTGTGCCACTGCTCCATCTGCCGTAAGGCTACGGGGACCAATGGCATTGCCGTGGTGGTGGTGAGCAACGATGCATTTCGCTGGGTGCGTGGCCAGGAGAAGATTGCCACCTGGTCAAAGCCCGATGCGGATTGGCAAAAGTGGTTCTGTACCACCTGTGGTTCGCCCCTGCCTGGCGCAAACGATGCGGAAAGTACGTTCGTCCCCGCAGGCCTGCTGACCGGGGGAGACGAGCAGCTCAAGGTGGCCCATCATATCTGGGTCGACTCCAAGGCGCACTGGGATGAGATTGGCGACAGCGGCAAGCTTCATCCCGAAGCCTTTGGTGGTTAGCCTTTAACAATATTGCCCGGTAAACATGCCGGGCGATCTATTTCGCCCACCTCAGAATGTAGGCGAAACAACAATATAAAAGCAGTAATCAACAAAGGAAGTAGTATGAAGAACTTGGTTTTGGCCGCCTCGCTGGCCTTAGCTCTGGTCGGCTGTGCCTCAACGCCGGTGCTGAATGGATCTCCCATTGAAGTGACTCAGGGAGACACCAAGAATTACTGGGTGTTGAAACAGAGTCAGTTCACGACCAGTACGCCCCATAAAAGGATTCCCAGTCAGGGTGCAGTCGTAGAAGTACGGTATTTGATTGATTCAAATGGCCAGACTCATGAGGCTGAAGTAATTAAAGCCGAGCCGATTAAAGGTTGGAATCGTTCGGCACTAAATGCAGTTAAAAAAATGGAATATGTGGCGGTACCAGGTAATCCTGATAAAACGCCGGTTTATACCGTTACCGAGTTCACCTTTAAGGTAGAAGATTCGGCGCAGTCCAAGCCCAAACCTCCTGTGGAGTGGCCGCAAAACTACCTCTAAGAGTGTGAACCGGAGAATCAACCTTGATTCTTAGGCTCAGGGCAATTATGCCAAAACGCAAATAGCCCCCTCCGGAGTGCTTGCATTCTGCAGCACTCCAGAAACCTTCTTCTACATAATCCAGTTAATTCAAATGGATAGATGATATTTCAGCTTGTGCACGCTTCTTGCTGTACCGGGGAAGGTAACCGAGGAGTGCATCATGAGTCTGATAATGGGTTTCTATACGCCACAGTGGCAGGCGCAGCACCACGATATTGCTCACACCCTGGGCGAGCGCTACCCCTTTGCCCGCTGCATTAAGGACGATCGCTGTGTGTTGCTCTGCGAGAGTGAAGACAACTGGGGAAGCGGGGACTGGCACCAGCGCGGTGAGGTGGTGATGTGCTGTTTTGGTCACCCGTTGCTCAGTGGCGATCGTCACCGAGATCTGATTCGCCTGACTCACGAAGAGTTCGATCCACTTCGTCTTCACGATGCCCAGGGCAGTTATCTGCTGGTGCATTACAACAGGCTCAAACAAAAGCTGACCCTGTGTGCCGACCCTCTCTCAATTCGCCCCTTCTACACCATGGAACTGGGGGGCTTCATCCTGTTTTCAAACCGGATGAAGCCCCTGGTGGAAATGGCAGGAGTGGTTGACAGGAACCGGGCGGCCCAGCTGGAGTTCGCCCTGCTTGGCTACACTCTGGGCAGTCACACGCCCTACGCGGGCATCCGCGCCAGCCGCCCGGGCGAGGTTTTGTCCATCGATAATGGGGGGCTGCAAAGGCGGCGCCATCATTGTTGGCACTACGGTTTCCCCCTGGACAAGGAGCAAGGGGTGCTGGCCCTGGATTGGGCCTTCAAGCAGGCTGTAGGCCGCTACTGTGGCGGGGATTCTGGCTTCGTGTCGACCTTAAGTGGCGGAATGGACTCCCGGGTCATCGCCACCGAGTTGCTCAGGCGGCGGGCCAACCTTCACTGTCTCAATTTCTCCCGACACCAGAGTCAGGACCTATGGTGTGCTCAAACTTTCGCCCAGCATCATGACCTGCCGCTGACCGTGGTGGAGGTGGAGGATACCCAGGCGTTCAGCTGCGAACAGCGGCTGGGCCAGCACTGGACCCCTCAAGCCTTCGATCACTATCACGATGTAGAGCGGCCGCGACTGGTATGGTCCGGCAACGGCGGCAGCGTCTGTGTGGGACAGATCTACACCTCGAAGCCTCTGCTCAAAGCGGTAGCCGAGGGCGACCCGGAGGCGGTCATCGACGCCTACATTGAGCAGCAACAGGCCTATGTGCCCCAGGCGCTGGTCAGCGATGGCAACAATGAGCAGTTGAGATTCAAAGAACGGCTGATGACAGCCCTGGGTGAATACGGCCACCTGCCCATGGGTAAGGCCTGGCAGCTGTTCTTATGGGAGAACGACCAGCATCAGCATGTGGCCGTGCCTTTTGAGGAGATGGACCAGTTCAACCTGGATTTCTATCTGCCGTTTTACGCCAAAGGAGTGCTGGAGGCGATGTTTGCCATGCCCATGGAGGCGGCCGCCCGCCACGGGGTGTATATGAGCTGGGTCAACCGCTGCTACCCGCAGATGCTGACTACCCCCTGGCAAACTTATCCTGGTCATATTCCCTGCCCATTGGAGCTTCCTGAGTCTTTGCAGCACCAGTGGCAGTTTCGTTTGCCCAGAGGCACTCGCCATCATCTGCAAAGAAAGGGCTGGAAGGCGGTCCTTCGCGGTCAGGGAACCTTAAACAAGGGGGCCATTGCCGCGCGCTGCCTGGCGGATCTCTTGGGGATCAGAGACACCAGCGCTCATCTTAAGTTTGTGGCTCAGTATGAGCGCTGGTAGGGGGACAGCGATTAGCGGGACAGGTAGGCCACCAGGAACTGACTGATGGCGACCAGGTCCGCCACCGCAATCTCCTCTTCGGTGGTGTGCACCTTGGCCATGCCGGTGGACAGATTGACCGTGGTCAGCCCCTTCTCATTGAAGATGTTGGCGTCGCTGCCACCGCCGGTGGGGCGGGTCTGCGGGCTCACTCCGATGGCTTCGAAGCCCTGCTTGATGCCGGTGATCAGAGGGTGATCATCGGCGATGCGGTAGGCGTTGTAGGCGCGCTTGGTCTCAATGGCGACCTTGGCGCCGTGCTCCGCGGCCACAGACTCCAGGGTTTCTACCATGTGCTGGGTTTGTGCGGCCAGCTTGCCATCGTCCAGGGAGCGGGCTTCCGCCTCCA is a genomic window of Ferrimonas sp. YFM containing:
- a CDS encoding nuclear transport factor 2 family protein — protein: MGSLASIVERGWQAVGAGEFDQLVEDYVDEMSFIMPGQTDCLKGRGAFRQALNGLGEILPPGFEITAMRHLQGEQEVVSIIEWRSDKVDASQLTVLFKFTDDKIHEERWFIDTQQWKSAF
- a CDS encoding GFA family protein, translating into MASGQCNCGAVAFEITAPISQVYVCHCSICRKATGTNGIAVVVVSNDAFRWVRGQEKIATWSKPDADWQKWFCTTCGSPLPGANDAESTFVPAGLLTGGDEQLKVAHHIWVDSKAHWDEIGDSGKLHPEAFGG
- a CDS encoding TonB family protein, which gives rise to MKNLVLAASLALALVGCASTPVLNGSPIEVTQGDTKNYWVLKQSQFTTSTPHKRIPSQGAVVEVRYLIDSNGQTHEAEVIKAEPIKGWNRSALNAVKKMEYVAVPGNPDKTPVYTVTEFTFKVEDSAQSKPKPPVEWPQNYL
- a CDS encoding asparagine synthase-related protein; protein product: MSLIMGFYTPQWQAQHHDIAHTLGERYPFARCIKDDRCVLLCESEDNWGSGDWHQRGEVVMCCFGHPLLSGDRHRDLIRLTHEEFDPLRLHDAQGSYLLVHYNRLKQKLTLCADPLSIRPFYTMELGGFILFSNRMKPLVEMAGVVDRNRAAQLEFALLGYTLGSHTPYAGIRASRPGEVLSIDNGGLQRRRHHCWHYGFPLDKEQGVLALDWAFKQAVGRYCGGDSGFVSTLSGGMDSRVIATELLRRRANLHCLNFSRHQSQDLWCAQTFAQHHDLPLTVVEVEDTQAFSCEQRLGQHWTPQAFDHYHDVERPRLVWSGNGGSVCVGQIYTSKPLLKAVAEGDPEAVIDAYIEQQQAYVPQALVSDGNNEQLRFKERLMTALGEYGHLPMGKAWQLFLWENDQHQHVAVPFEEMDQFNLDFYLPFYAKGVLEAMFAMPMEAAARHGVYMSWVNRCYPQMLTTPWQTYPGHIPCPLELPESLQHQWQFRLPRGTRHHLQRKGWKAVLRGQGTLNKGAIAARCLADLLGIRDTSAHLKFVAQYERW